The Chryseolinea soli genome contains a region encoding:
- a CDS encoding LytR/AlgR family response regulator transcription factor, which yields MIDAVLVDDETAGLEALQLALEKYCPDIAIKGIYDKPEEALAGIRKINPGLVFLDVQMPQLSGFDLLQQLSPIHFEVIFVSAHDQYAIKAIRFSALDYLLKPIDVEDLMHAVNRVKERQNHTSSSFQFQSVLNNIQLKSGRVEKLAVPTLQGIDFFNTQDILYCKAEGSYTQIVLKNNQQALVCKNLKDFESLLAESGFFRVHHSYIINLAHVEKYVKGEGGYVVLTENHHVDVSRRKKEEFLGLLDKP from the coding sequence ATGATTGATGCCGTGCTCGTTGACGATGAAACTGCCGGGTTGGAGGCCCTTCAACTGGCTCTTGAGAAATATTGTCCTGACATCGCCATCAAAGGAATTTACGATAAACCCGAAGAGGCCCTGGCGGGCATCCGGAAGATCAACCCCGGCCTGGTCTTTTTGGATGTGCAAATGCCCCAGCTGTCGGGGTTTGATTTGCTGCAACAACTCTCTCCCATACATTTTGAAGTGATCTTTGTTTCTGCCCATGACCAGTATGCCATCAAAGCCATCCGGTTCAGTGCGCTTGATTACCTGCTGAAGCCCATTGATGTAGAGGATTTGATGCATGCCGTGAACCGCGTGAAGGAAAGACAAAACCATACGAGCAGTTCTTTTCAATTCCAATCGGTGCTCAACAACATTCAACTTAAATCAGGGAGGGTCGAAAAACTCGCGGTGCCGACATTGCAAGGTATTGACTTTTTTAATACGCAGGACATCCTCTATTGTAAAGCCGAGGGAAGCTATACGCAGATCGTTTTAAAAAATAATCAACAAGCGTTGGTCTGTAAAAACCTGAAAGACTTCGAAAGCCTGCTCGCCGAGTCGGGTTTTTTCAGAGTACACCACTCGTATATCATCAACCTTGCCCATGTAGAGAAATATGTGAAAGGAGAGGGAGGATATGTGGTGCTCACGGAGAACCATCACGTGGACGTTTCGCGCAGAAAAAAAGAAGAATTTCTGGGATTGCTGGACAAGCCCTAG
- a CDS encoding tetratricopeptide repeat protein → MKGSTAAARKVEIYDQLCFAYASTLGDVAVAHRYADSVKWVADQSRDQSVLAASHYCYGVVSRYEGKYSEALDHFQHQVSYCHASGDSSRLANTLFQVAVVQEGLGRYEQSLATSYKALAMFQRNDVPFGVAITFMHIGNLFVRLKNYDKAIDMYHQSLGIFDSLKADLKCKMGKLRVLMNLGNAWAELKQHDRALTFYKESLVISHSLGSRRTTGTALSSIGEVLNALGQYDSALRYHQQALSIREQMSQRDKILLSLICVGETYMFLGMYPLATTHLLRALSLSKEFHSKPGLRDTYQKLSVLYSDQHNYEKAYAYHRLYMAMKDSVLNEETSKQFSELQTKYETGEKDKRIALLAKEKEIQQKESQQQATLNKAFAGGFVLVLLIAVLAFYIYRQRVLLTAKINEAKEAHFKRQVSEMEMKALRAQINPHFLFNCMNSINVMIGKGDTENASLYLSKFSKLVRLILENAGASVVTLESEIELLESYIQLEELRAPGKISHSVSVDKSIDTQCTYLPSMVLQPFVENAIWHGIMHKECKSKGSISIAIEPQEDALFCTIEDNGIGRERAQQLRDASLLQKKSMGMKITEQRLQLLGKQTHHHYRYIDVVDLKDAGNRPLGTRVTVTIPICND, encoded by the coding sequence TTGAAGGGCAGTACAGCTGCAGCCCGCAAAGTTGAGATCTACGACCAACTCTGCTTTGCCTATGCCAGCACACTGGGCGATGTCGCCGTAGCTCATCGCTATGCGGACAGCGTAAAGTGGGTAGCGGATCAATCCAGGGATCAGTCGGTGTTGGCAGCTTCCCATTATTGTTATGGCGTAGTCTCGCGTTATGAAGGGAAATATTCAGAAGCGCTCGATCATTTTCAGCATCAAGTTTCGTATTGCCATGCTTCCGGAGATTCTTCCCGGTTGGCCAATACCTTGTTCCAGGTGGCCGTCGTCCAGGAAGGCTTGGGGCGCTATGAGCAAAGCCTGGCCACCAGCTATAAGGCCCTCGCGATGTTCCAAAGAAATGACGTTCCTTTTGGCGTGGCCATCACGTTCATGCATATCGGGAATTTATTTGTCCGGCTTAAAAATTATGATAAGGCGATCGATATGTACCATCAGTCCTTGGGTATATTCGATAGTCTGAAGGCCGATCTGAAATGCAAGATGGGCAAACTGAGAGTGTTGATGAACCTGGGCAATGCCTGGGCGGAATTGAAACAACACGATAGAGCGCTGACGTTTTACAAAGAATCCCTGGTCATCAGTCATTCCCTGGGATCGAGACGAACCACGGGGACCGCACTGAGTAGTATCGGAGAAGTGCTGAATGCGTTGGGACAATATGACAGCGCGCTGCGGTATCATCAGCAAGCGTTATCCATACGCGAGCAAATGTCGCAGCGGGACAAGATATTATTAAGTCTGATCTGCGTGGGAGAAACGTATATGTTTTTAGGAATGTATCCTTTAGCGACGACACACCTCTTGCGTGCGCTTTCCTTGTCGAAGGAGTTCCATTCCAAGCCCGGTTTACGCGACACGTATCAGAAACTTTCGGTACTTTATTCAGACCAGCATAATTATGAAAAGGCCTATGCCTATCACCGGTTGTACATGGCGATGAAGGATAGTGTGCTGAATGAAGAGACCTCCAAGCAGTTCAGCGAACTTCAAACAAAATACGAGACCGGTGAAAAAGACAAACGGATCGCCCTGTTGGCCAAGGAGAAGGAAATTCAGCAGAAGGAATCACAGCAACAAGCGACGCTCAACAAGGCTTTTGCCGGTGGATTTGTGCTGGTACTATTGATTGCCGTTTTAGCGTTTTATATCTATCGCCAACGGGTGCTGCTCACGGCAAAGATCAACGAAGCGAAAGAAGCCCATTTCAAACGACAGGTAAGTGAAATGGAAATGAAGGCCCTTCGGGCGCAAATCAATCCCCACTTTTTGTTCAATTGCATGAACAGTATCAACGTCATGATCGGCAAAGGGGATACTGAAAATGCCAGCCTGTATTTGTCCAAGTTCTCAAAGCTTGTGCGGTTGATCCTTGAAAATGCCGGGGCGTCGGTGGTGACGCTTGAAAGCGAGATTGAATTGCTGGAGTCCTACATCCAGCTGGAGGAACTGCGCGCGCCGGGAAAGATCAGTCATTCGGTTTCGGTTGACAAATCCATTGATACCCAGTGCACGTATCTTCCCTCGATGGTCCTGCAGCCTTTTGTGGAGAACGCTATATGGCACGGGATCATGCATAAGGAATGCAAATCGAAAGGTTCTATTTCCATTGCCATCGAACCGCAGGAGGACGCGTTGTTTTGCACCATTGAAGACAATGGCATCGGGCGCGAGCGGGCGCAACAGCTCCGGGACGCTTCCTTACTACAGAAAAAATCTATGGGCATGAAGATCACGGAGCAACGGCTGCAGCTCTTGGGCAAACAGACCCATCATCACTATAGATATATCGATGTAGTGGATTTGAAAGATGCCGGTAACCGGCCATTGGGTACGCGTGTAACGGTCACTATCCCCATTTGCAATGATTGA
- a CDS encoding sugar phosphate isomerase/epimerase family protein, with translation MNYTRRDFLSTLGLASAGVGMATMFPSALQAKDTAAAAPFTFEISLAEFSYASELYTSKMTNFDFPQRAVNDHGISVLEWVSGFFNNKHTDNAYMKELKSMCDDLGAKSHLIMVDGENLAAVDAAKRQHAVESHYPWVDAAKFLGCTSIRVNLGDAMSAMTGKGEEASAPDAAKAAVEGYGKLLEYAGKAGLNVIVENHFGHSSNPEWLVGIMKQLGAKNKGLLPDFGNFCMERTKAASMDFKALMATKCLKEYDKYKGVEMMMPYSKGVSAKTHKFANGEDPETDFHKIFGIIKASGWTGGYVGIEYEGGLLRDFGGDTSYLSNDDGIKATKVLLEKVREELK, from the coding sequence ATGAACTACACACGCAGAGACTTTCTTTCGACCCTCGGCCTGGCATCGGCCGGTGTCGGTATGGCTACGATGTTTCCGTCGGCGCTTCAGGCAAAAGACACCGCTGCCGCAGCGCCGTTTACATTCGAGATCTCTTTGGCCGAGTTCTCTTATGCATCGGAATTGTACACCAGCAAGATGACCAACTTTGATTTTCCACAGCGGGCCGTCAACGATCATGGGATCAGCGTGCTGGAGTGGGTGTCTGGGTTCTTTAACAACAAACACACGGACAATGCTTACATGAAGGAACTGAAAAGCATGTGCGATGACTTGGGTGCCAAGAGTCACCTGATCATGGTCGATGGCGAGAACCTCGCGGCCGTCGATGCCGCCAAGCGACAGCATGCCGTTGAAAGTCATTATCCCTGGGTGGATGCGGCGAAGTTTCTGGGATGCACAAGCATACGGGTCAATCTCGGCGATGCCATGAGTGCCATGACGGGCAAAGGGGAGGAGGCGAGTGCACCGGATGCGGCGAAGGCGGCCGTTGAGGGTTATGGAAAGCTGCTGGAGTATGCCGGCAAAGCGGGCTTGAACGTGATCGTGGAAAACCACTTTGGGCATTCATCCAATCCTGAATGGCTGGTGGGGATCATGAAACAGCTCGGTGCTAAAAATAAAGGCTTGTTACCCGACTTCGGCAATTTCTGCATGGAAAGAACGAAAGCAGCATCGATGGATTTTAAGGCGTTGATGGCCACCAAATGTTTGAAAGAGTACGATAAGTATAAGGGTGTTGAGATGATGATGCCGTATTCCAAAGGTGTCAGTGCCAAGACCCATAAGTTTGCCAACGGCGAGGATCCTGAAACCGACTTTCACAAGATCTTCGGCATCATCAAGGCATCGGGTTGGACAGGCGGTTATGTGGGCATTGAATATGAAGGAGGCCTGCTCCGCGACTTTGGTGGCGACACTTCCTATTTGTCGAACGACGATGGGATAAAAGCTACGAAGGTATTGCTTGAGAAAGTGCGGGAGGAATTAAAGTAG
- a CDS encoding PQQ-dependent sugar dehydrogenase codes for MHKILSALVFMAAITTAMAQTPDENRFEKVVLTQGLNEPLELAILPDERVLVIERHGLIKLYEPKIKKISVIATIPVSTKYNPDAKGVQAEAEDGLLGLTIDPAFATNGWLYLYYSPAGKKPVNVVARYKMTGNQIDLASKKVILEVPVQRDECCHTGGSMDWDAQGNLYLSTGDNTSPRASDGYAPIDERAGRTPFDAQRSSANTNDLRGKVLRIHPEAAGTYTVPEGNLFAKGAELTKPEIYTMGHRNPYRIAVDKHSGYLFWGDVGPDSGKDSTGLGPTAEDEFNVAKAPGNFGWPYFVGDNKAYWDFDFETKKSGEQFVADKPVNNSPNNTGLKELPPAQKAAIWYTPGSSNRFPLLGSGGRSAMAGPVYHADDFKNAKRAFPAYYDNKWFIYEWMRDWIIVVTLNDKGNYSRMERFLPNLKLDHPIDMAFGPNGDLYLLEYGQGWFMGNPESKLVRIEYNGGNRKPVVVASASASAGATPLMVTFSSEGTKDYDNDTLRYEWKITNAQGAAVATLTEANASYAFKIPGNYKVKLKVTDTKGLAATKEFAISAGNEPPVVSLSLAGNNQSFFFPNQKIAYEVKVSDKEDGSLDDKRIPASSVHITANYQDGEGSPQPAGHQEAPVTFMAGKSIMARSDCKACHFENKKSIGPAFLDIATKYKPTADNINLLSNKVIKGGSGVWGDVAMAPHPDIGLPEAKQIVQYILSLSSVKKPQPTLPVKGEVTVKIPEGVDPTKGVYRMSASYKDKGFNGVKAIASEQTITLRSPTMLFGNADDASPNIMRFKMGDNNLLIVTAPNTYASFKKIDMTGVKNLYFTVNAPVEQLNSMGGIIEIHTGSADGPLIGQTEFIQPSNEPIAMMSKSMPVPHRVSVNSSGFNDLYFVFKNDKATGALYIPLSVTFSAE; via the coding sequence ATGCATAAAATACTAAGCGCTTTGGTGTTCATGGCGGCCATCACCACGGCAATGGCTCAAACGCCCGACGAAAACAGGTTCGAAAAAGTAGTACTGACGCAAGGATTGAACGAACCGCTCGAGTTGGCGATCCTCCCCGACGAGCGCGTACTCGTGATCGAGCGACACGGATTGATCAAGTTGTATGAACCGAAAATAAAAAAGATCTCGGTGATCGCCACGATACCGGTGAGCACAAAGTACAATCCCGACGCGAAGGGCGTCCAGGCCGAAGCCGAAGATGGGCTATTGGGGTTAACCATCGACCCAGCCTTTGCAACCAACGGCTGGCTTTACTTGTATTACTCTCCCGCCGGAAAGAAACCGGTGAACGTTGTGGCGAGGTATAAAATGACGGGAAATCAAATTGATCTGGCGTCAAAGAAAGTGATACTGGAAGTGCCCGTTCAGCGCGACGAGTGTTGCCACACGGGCGGGTCGATGGACTGGGATGCTCAGGGCAACCTCTATTTGTCTACGGGCGACAACACGAGCCCGCGGGCATCCGATGGGTATGCACCGATCGATGAACGTGCGGGCAGAACGCCATTCGATGCACAACGATCGTCGGCCAATACAAACGACTTGCGGGGAAAAGTCTTGAGAATTCATCCCGAAGCGGCGGGGACATACACCGTCCCCGAGGGAAACCTTTTTGCAAAGGGAGCGGAGCTGACAAAGCCCGAGATCTATACCATGGGCCATCGGAATCCATACCGTATCGCTGTCGACAAGCACTCTGGCTATTTGTTCTGGGGCGACGTTGGTCCTGATTCCGGGAAAGACTCCACCGGGCTTGGGCCAACGGCTGAGGACGAATTCAACGTAGCAAAAGCACCGGGCAATTTTGGCTGGCCCTATTTTGTTGGCGACAACAAAGCGTACTGGGACTTTGACTTCGAGACAAAAAAATCAGGTGAGCAGTTTGTGGCAGACAAGCCCGTCAATAATTCTCCGAACAACACCGGTCTCAAAGAATTGCCGCCCGCACAAAAAGCCGCGATCTGGTACACGCCCGGTTCATCGAACCGGTTCCCATTGCTGGGCAGTGGCGGCCGCAGTGCCATGGCCGGTCCGGTCTATCACGCCGACGATTTTAAAAATGCAAAGCGCGCCTTTCCGGCATACTACGATAACAAGTGGTTTATCTATGAGTGGATGCGCGACTGGATCATCGTTGTTACCCTGAACGACAAAGGCAACTACTCCCGTATGGAGCGGTTTCTCCCGAATCTGAAACTCGACCACCCGATCGATATGGCCTTTGGTCCGAACGGCGATTTGTATTTGCTTGAGTATGGACAAGGCTGGTTCATGGGAAATCCGGAGTCGAAACTGGTGCGCATCGAATACAACGGAGGCAATCGCAAACCGGTTGTTGTTGCTTCGGCCAGCGCATCGGCAGGGGCAACGCCCTTGATGGTGACTTTCTCTTCCGAGGGCACGAAGGATTACGACAACGATACCCTTCGTTATGAATGGAAAATAACAAATGCACAAGGCGCCGCGGTGGCGACATTGACCGAGGCCAATGCTTCCTATGCGTTTAAAATCCCCGGCAATTATAAAGTAAAACTCAAAGTTACAGACACAAAAGGTCTGGCCGCTACAAAGGAGTTCGCTATCTCGGCGGGTAATGAGCCGCCGGTTGTATCGTTGTCGCTGGCGGGTAACAATCAATCCTTCTTCTTCCCCAATCAGAAGATCGCCTATGAAGTAAAAGTTTCTGACAAAGAAGACGGAAGTCTCGACGATAAAAGGATACCTGCGTCGAGCGTTCACATCACCGCCAACTACCAGGACGGAGAGGGCAGTCCGCAGCCTGCCGGACACCAGGAAGCACCCGTTACGTTTATGGCGGGCAAGAGTATCATGGCCCGGAGCGATTGCAAGGCGTGTCACTTTGAGAATAAGAAATCGATTGGCCCTGCTTTTCTTGACATCGCTACGAAATACAAACCGACAGCCGACAACATTAACTTGCTTTCCAACAAGGTCATCAAGGGCGGATCGGGAGTTTGGGGCGACGTGGCGATGGCGCCGCATCCCGACATCGGGTTGCCGGAAGCCAAGCAGATCGTTCAGTACATCCTCAGTCTTTCGAGTGTGAAGAAGCCGCAGCCAACACTGCCTGTGAAAGGAGAGGTCACGGTGAAAATCCCCGAGGGCGTCGATCCCACAAAGGGTGTGTACCGGATGTCGGCGTCATATAAGGACAAAGGATTTAACGGCGTGAAGGCCATTGCATCGGAGCAAACGATCACCCTCCGGAGCCCTACGATGTTGTTCGGGAATGCCGACGATGCATCGCCCAACATCATGCGCTTCAAAATGGGCGACAATAACCTTCTCATCGTGACGGCACCCAACACCTACGCGAGTTTCAAAAAGATCGACATGACCGGCGTAAAGAACTTGTATTTCACCGTGAACGCACCGGTGGAGCAATTGAATTCGATGGGCGGCATCATCGAGATCCACACCGGATCGGCCGACGGCCCTTTGATCGGACAAACGGAGTTCATTCAACCCTCGAATGAGCCCATTGCGATGATGAGCAAAAGCATGCCGGTCCCGCACCGTGTATCGGTGAACAGCAGTGGCTTTAACGACCTCTATTTTGTTTTCAAGAACGACAAGGCCACGGGTGCTTTATATATTCCGCTTTCCGTAACATTTTCCGCCGAGTAA
- a CDS encoding NUDIX hydrolase has protein sequence MNLKEYFSNVLREVSIDCAIFGFTEGKLKVLLIRWKSIDKWSLPGGRIYKDEGVEEAADRILFDRTGLEGVFLQQFNTFGKTNRYVNFSEKETLALVQQSFGETFEELDIPPRTVSIGYYALVNIDKVVPRPDAFSDACSWWDLDQVPKLLFDHNEMIDVATRTIRREMRHQPIGKLLPDKFTLNDIHKLFQTILNTELDRRNFHKLITGYDFLVKLNEKKTGVKNKSPYLYRFDFRKYEKALREGISI, from the coding sequence ATGAACTTAAAGGAGTATTTTTCTAACGTTCTGCGGGAAGTTTCCATCGATTGCGCGATCTTCGGCTTCACGGAGGGCAAGCTGAAGGTGCTGCTGATCCGTTGGAAGTCGATCGACAAATGGAGCCTGCCGGGAGGGCGCATCTATAAAGATGAGGGCGTCGAGGAAGCAGCGGACCGCATTCTTTTCGACAGGACGGGCCTGGAGGGAGTATTCTTGCAACAGTTCAATACGTTTGGGAAGACGAACCGCTATGTTAACTTTTCCGAGAAAGAAACCCTTGCGTTGGTACAGCAGTCATTTGGTGAAACTTTTGAGGAATTGGATATACCGCCGCGCACCGTTTCGATTGGATACTATGCCTTGGTGAATATCGACAAGGTTGTGCCGAGACCCGATGCCTTTTCGGATGCGTGTTCGTGGTGGGATCTCGACCAGGTTCCAAAGCTTTTGTTCGATCACAATGAAATGATCGACGTTGCCACGCGGACGATCCGCAGGGAAATGAGACATCAACCCATCGGAAAGCTTCTTCCCGACAAGTTCACACTGAATGACATCCACAAGTTGTTCCAAACCATCCTGAACACCGAACTCGACCGAAGGAATTTTCACAAGCTGATCACCGGCTATGACTTCCTGGTCAAGCTGAATGAAAAAAAGACGGGTGTTAAGAACAAGTCGCCTTATTTATACAGGTTCGATTTCCGGAAATATGAGAAGGCGTTGCGGGAGGGGATATCGATATAG
- a CDS encoding gliding motility-associated C-terminal domain-containing protein produces MKNLWSIACLSIFLMQAFVSMGGPPVITGQIPSPLSTLQGTPVTLTLANLIVTPGDPLSLYPIGFTLEVNSGKHYDVSGTTVTPDPDFTGPLTVQVRVKEGDQESKWFNFKINVITTANVAPIITGQTPITIDQGEAVTITFEQLTVLDLDDNYPSGFTLTVYSGSNYTVNGTTVTPAPNFFGDLQVQVSVNDGEAESNKFKLKIEVSKNVAPHITGQTPISINQGQSVVVDFNQLSVTDPDNNYPSGFTLTVYSGSNYTVDGTTVTPAASFSGSLKVPVSVNDGKAESNRFDLKIDVKAQPIVPAITGQKPLTVNEDASIAIKLTDLSVVDPDSSFPQDFTLAISPGAHYTLNGSTVIPEKNYSGPLSVMISVNDGTNDSPPFDLQITVAPVNDSPVITGQKPLTVNQGTTFSIGLSDLTVTDPDNNYPGDFTLKIAQGNNYVAAGGSVSPSPTFVGTLSVTVSVSDGTASSPDFNFQVEIIATKKNVAPTIVGQKAIGITQNTSITIELFHLEVSDPDNEFPTGFSLKVFPGTNYTVTGTKVTPVASFVNGTLLVGVRVNDGQDDSPLFELKIQVTPISATPRINGQKELVVLEDYPITIYATDLFVTDEDNPNYPQGFGLSVKSSSQGTYTVNGNTVTPAANLNGFIEVGVTVSDGVNTSDEFKLAILVTPVNDAPVITLLETSPIPFEPGKEPAEVFKGLGLADVDNTYLSMAEIGFRETNHSLKNDELRFEYENPKIRALQDSAGFLFLIGNATVEEYQAALRSIKYNYRITEVNGEPETILSGSRTIYVTVSDGQRVSLPSERVVDIQGKIEIDIPNAFTPNGDKANDTWHVQLMNNYKLDQAIIKVYNKRGLLLYEANGFERDWDATFNGERLPVDTYFYTIVIELPYGRQTYKGVVTILY; encoded by the coding sequence ATGAAAAACCTTTGGAGCATCGCTTGTCTCTCTATTTTTTTAATGCAGGCATTTGTTTCAATGGGTGGTCCCCCTGTCATCACCGGGCAAATCCCGTCACCGCTGTCGACCCTTCAGGGTACGCCGGTCACCCTAACGTTGGCCAACCTCATCGTAACACCTGGGGACCCCTTATCCCTATATCCCATCGGGTTTACCCTGGAGGTAAATTCGGGAAAGCACTATGACGTGAGCGGCACTACGGTGACACCCGACCCTGATTTTACCGGCCCGCTTACTGTGCAGGTTCGGGTGAAGGAAGGGGACCAGGAAAGCAAATGGTTCAACTTCAAGATCAACGTCATCACAACGGCGAATGTCGCGCCCATCATAACCGGACAAACGCCAATAACCATCGACCAGGGGGAAGCCGTAACGATAACCTTCGAGCAGCTAACGGTTCTCGATCTTGACGACAATTACCCGTCTGGTTTTACGCTCACGGTATACAGTGGAAGCAATTATACTGTCAATGGAACAACGGTAACGCCAGCGCCAAATTTTTTCGGAGACCTGCAAGTCCAGGTATCGGTAAATGACGGTGAAGCCGAAAGCAACAAGTTCAAGCTAAAGATCGAAGTGAGTAAAAACGTTGCGCCGCATATCACCGGACAGACTCCCATCTCCATTAATCAAGGTCAAAGTGTTGTAGTCGATTTCAATCAATTGTCGGTAACGGATCCTGACAACAACTATCCTTCAGGCTTTACGCTCACCGTGTATAGTGGAAGCAATTACACCGTCGACGGAACAACGGTGACGCCAGCGGCGAGTTTTTCCGGCAGTCTGAAAGTCCCGGTGTCGGTAAATGATGGCAAAGCCGAAAGCAATCGCTTCGATCTTAAAATTGACGTGAAAGCCCAGCCCATTGTGCCTGCGATCACCGGTCAGAAGCCCTTAACGGTGAACGAGGACGCATCGATTGCCATTAAGCTCACCGACCTTTCTGTCGTCGACCCGGATAGTAGCTTTCCACAAGACTTTACTTTAGCGATTTCTCCAGGAGCCCATTATACACTGAATGGAAGTACGGTTATTCCTGAAAAAAATTATTCAGGACCTCTTTCCGTCATGATAAGCGTCAACGATGGCACGAACGACAGCCCGCCGTTCGATCTCCAGATCACTGTCGCCCCCGTCAATGACAGTCCGGTGATCACGGGCCAAAAGCCGCTGACTGTCAATCAAGGCACTACGTTCTCCATTGGCCTTTCGGATTTGACCGTTACCGATCCTGACAACAATTACCCAGGTGACTTCACCTTGAAGATCGCCCAAGGTAACAACTACGTAGCGGCTGGAGGTTCCGTGAGTCCGTCGCCGACTTTCGTTGGAACGCTTAGCGTGACCGTTTCTGTGAGCGACGGCACCGCCAGCAGCCCTGATTTCAATTTCCAGGTAGAGATCATTGCCACGAAAAAGAACGTAGCCCCCACCATTGTAGGTCAAAAGGCCATCGGCATAACACAAAATACTTCCATCACCATCGAGCTATTCCATCTCGAGGTAAGCGATCCTGACAACGAGTTCCCAACAGGATTTTCGTTAAAGGTTTTTCCCGGCACGAACTATACGGTCACCGGGACCAAGGTTACTCCGGTGGCTAGTTTTGTCAACGGTACGCTTCTGGTTGGTGTGCGGGTAAACGATGGACAGGATGATAGTCCGCTATTTGAATTGAAGATTCAGGTTACTCCGATTTCGGCGACACCCAGAATAAACGGGCAAAAGGAATTGGTCGTGCTGGAGGATTACCCGATCACGATCTATGCTACAGACCTCTTCGTTACAGACGAAGATAATCCCAACTATCCACAGGGTTTTGGTCTTTCGGTGAAGAGCAGCAGTCAAGGCACCTACACGGTGAATGGAAATACCGTTACACCCGCTGCGAATCTCAACGGGTTCATCGAGGTTGGCGTGACGGTAAGCGATGGTGTGAACACCAGTGACGAATTCAAATTGGCCATTCTGGTCACTCCGGTGAATGATGCTCCCGTGATCACGCTATTGGAAACTTCGCCGATTCCTTTTGAGCCGGGGAAAGAACCTGCGGAAGTCTTTAAGGGGTTGGGGCTTGCCGATGTGGATAACACATACCTGAGTATGGCAGAAATAGGCTTCCGTGAAACAAACCATAGTCTTAAAAATGACGAGTTAAGGTTTGAATATGAAAATCCTAAAATAAGAGCCCTTCAGGATTCTGCGGGATTTTTATTTCTGATCGGCAACGCCACCGTGGAGGAGTATCAGGCGGCACTGCGCTCGATAAAATATAATTACCGCATTACGGAAGTTAATGGCGAGCCCGAAACCATATTGTCCGGATCGAGAACTATCTATGTTACCGTGAGCGACGGGCAACGCGTCAGCTTGCCGTCAGAACGCGTCGTCGATATCCAGGGAAAAATCGAAATCGACATTCCAAATGCGTTTACTCCAAATGGAGACAAGGCTAACGACACCTGGCATGTCCAACTAATGAACAATTACAAGCTTGATCAAGCCATTATCAAGGTGTACAACAAACGCGGGTTGCTCCTCTATGAGGCCAACGGATTCGAGCGGGACTGGGATGCGACCTTTAACGGCGAGCGCTTGCCGGTGGACACGTATTTTTATACCATCGTTATTGAACTCCCGTATGGACGACAAACGTACAAGGGCGTTGTAACTATCTTGTATTGA
- a CDS encoding DUF1772 domain-containing protein, translating into MATTIIRFLNIILVALLAGTSFGIWVGLNPVNYSSSTYIEQQQHLVLSLQTLLVSLVIVATLVTIASAFLQREDRKTFIALLVAAGFLLLCIVVTRFGNLPIQTEMLTWDTHAVPDNWTMLRDQWWSFHVLRTVAELVALALVAWTSVQKGNA; encoded by the coding sequence ATGGCCACTACGATCATTCGGTTTTTAAACATCATTTTGGTCGCCCTGCTGGCCGGGACAAGTTTTGGAATATGGGTAGGTCTAAATCCAGTGAATTATTCGTCATCCACCTATATTGAGCAGCAACAACACCTTGTTCTTTCCCTTCAGACGTTGTTGGTTTCGCTGGTGATCGTGGCAACGCTCGTAACCATCGCTTCCGCTTTTCTTCAGCGGGAAGACCGGAAGACCTTCATTGCTTTGCTGGTCGCGGCAGGCTTTCTTTTGTTGTGCATTGTCGTAACACGGTTTGGTAATTTGCCCATTCAAACAGAAATGCTGACCTGGGACACGCATGCGGTTCCCGATAATTGGACGATGTTACGAGACCAGTGGTGGTCGTTTCATGTTCTGCGGACCGTTGCAGAGCTGGTTGCGTTGGCGCTTGTGGCATGGACAAGTGTTCAAAAGGGCAACGCATAA